From the Mangifera indica cultivar Alphonso chromosome 10, CATAS_Mindica_2.1, whole genome shotgun sequence genome, one window contains:
- the LOC123226879 gene encoding LOW QUALITY PROTEIN: QWRF motif-containing protein 2-like (The sequence of the model RefSeq protein was modified relative to this genomic sequence to represent the inferred CDS: inserted 1 base in 1 codon): MVAAIPQQVATAAATAKNGDSQEQQENPTTSSGTRPPLLPSEKDYNARNGVNNPRKPRGRQVSSRYLSPSPSPSPSSSSSSSTKTTISAKTPSPSQRFSSPVLSRSTNSPSTQTTFQSLAPKRSLSVDRRRPISATTPRPTTAVPNSKQINASQELSTATKMLVTSTRSLSVSFQGEAFSLPISKARAKATPERRRATPVRDQPWPSRTRTGSNPLARSLDYSVESKKLAGVGSGLVTKSLNQSLIEHESRLSLDLSSAKQNPDGHLLVNEPADLVSSDDTDSVSSGSTNTSGVPDSGVLSRIKNGARGIVVSARFWQETNSRLRRLQDPRSPLSPGPGSRMSSNPSKYLQPKRFSSDGAVNMSPRTMASPIRGATRPSSPIKVWNGPGMSPSRGIASPSRVRNAVGGALSGKTSNTPSILSFSADVWRGKIGDDRIFYAHMLRLLYNRYLQWRFVNARADATFRVQKLDAEKNLWNAWVTISELLHSVTLRRIKLLLLRKKLKLTSILKGQMSFLEAWTLLDKDHSSSLLGATEALKASTLRLPIVGKAIADIQKLKDAISSAVDVMQAMASSIYLLSSKVENMNSLMAELMNVTAKERIFLEQCKDFSSTLAAMQVKDCSLRTHIIQLNRVRKTXNLTTSV, from the exons ATGGTGGCTGCCATTCCTCAACAAGTAGCAACAGCAGCTGCTACAGCCAAAAATGGTGACTCTCAAGAGCAACAAGAGAACCCAACAACTAGTTCAGGAACAAGACCTCCTCTTTTGCCTTCTGAGAAAGATTATAATGCACGCAATGGCGTTAATAATCCTCGAAAACCAAGAGGAAGACAAGTTTCTTCTAGATATTTgtctccttctccttctccttctccttcatcttcctcttcttcttcaacaaaaacaacGATTTCAGCTAAAACTCCAAGCCCAAGCCAAAGATTTTCATCCCCAGTCTTGTCTCGTTCCACCAATTCACCTTCTACACAAACTACATTTCAATCTTTAGCTCCTAAAAGATCGCTATCAGTTGACAGAAGGCGACCCATTAGTGCCACTACTCCACGCCCAACAACGGCGGTTCCAAACTCTAAACAAATCAATGCAAGTCAAGAGCTTTCTACTGCAACAAAAATGCTTGTCACTTCGACTAGGAGTCTGTCTGTTTCCTTTCAAGGAGAGGCCTTTTCTCTTCCTATAAGTAAAGCAAGGGCAAAGGCAACTCCTGAGAGGAGAAGAGCCACTCCTGTTCGAGATCAGCCATGGCCGAGTCGGACCCGGACAGGTTCTAACCCTTTAGCAAGGAGTTTGGATTATAGTGTTGAAAGTAAGAAGTTGGCCGGGGTTGGATCTGGGTTGGTGACCAAGTCGTTGAACCAATCTTTGATTGAACACGAGAGTAGATTGAGTTTGGATTTGAGCAGTGCTAAGCAGAACCCAGATGGGCATTTGTTGGTAAATGAGCCTGCTGATCTTGTAAGTTCTGACGATACTGATAGTGTCTCCTCTGGTAGTACCAACACTTCTGGAGTGCCAGATTCCGGTGTTCTTTCAAGAATTAAAAATGGTGCTCGTGGCATTGTTGTTTCTGCAAGGTTTTGGCAAGAAACTAATAGCCGGTTAAGGAGATTACAAGATCCAAGGTCACCATTATCGCCTGGCCCTGGGTCTAGAATGAGTAGTAATCCATCAAAGTACTTGCAACCAAAAAGATTTTCTAGTGATGGTGCAGTGAATATGTCCCCAAGGACAATGGCTTCTCCCATTAGGGGAGCCACTAGGCCGTCATCTCCGATTAAAGTTTGGAATGGTCCTGGTATGTCTCCATCAAGGGGAATTGCTAGTCCTTCTAGAGTGAGAAATGCGGTTGGCGGTGCATTGAGTGGGAAAACTAGTAATACGCCTTCAATTCTTAGTTTTTCTGCGGATGTATGGAGAGGGAAGATCGGAGACGATCGAATTTTTTATGCACATATGTTGAGGCTTCTGTATAACCGATACTTACAATGGCGGTTTGTAAATGCTAGGGCAGATGCCACCTTCAGGGTGCAGAAACTGGATGCAGAG AAAAATCTGTGGAATGCATGGGTAACAATTTCAGAACTCCTACATTCAGTCACTCTCAGAAGAATCAAGTTACTATTGCTgaggaaaaaactgaaattgaCTTCCATCCTCAAGGGACAA ATGTCTTTTTTGGAAGCATGGACTCTTCTAGACAAAGATCATTCAAGTTCTTTACTGGGAGCAACTGAAGCTTTGAAGGCCAGTACCCTTCGTCTTCCAATTGTTGGAAAAGCAATC gCTGATATCCAAAAACTAAAGGATGCCATCAGTTCAGCAGTTGATGTAATGCAGGCAATGGCTTCCTCTATATACTTGCTGTCATCAAAG GTGGAGAACATGAATTCCTTGATGGCTGAACTCATGAATGTGACTGCAAAAGAAAGGATTTTTCTTGAACAATGTAAAGATTTCTCATCCACTTTAGCAGCCATGCAG GTTAAAGATTGTAGCTTGAGAACACATATAATACAGCTAAATCGTGTACGGAAAA CAAACCTGACAACAAGTGTGTAG
- the LOC123228228 gene encoding uncharacterized protein LOC123228228, which yields MLFTPYLHLILQRQRNPFSSQKKKKIYISQLGTLIDRKMIKFWVLFLVAEAACMFLIVSASSTHDMEFSISGKSVTAVTSGSQPKEESNSRRRINQDYMNLEDYQPVDPIPRSSATITSGAIEHGSPVMPCIPKLTPPNSPQHPDYGSPSPPPPA from the exons ATGCTCTTCACGCCTTACTTGCATTTAATATTACAGAGGCAAAGAAACCCGTTTTCATcccagaagaaaaaaaagatttatatcTCTCAACTGGGTACATTGATAGACAGGAAAATGATTAAGTTCTGGGTTCTGTTCTTGGTGGCTGAGGCAGCCTGCATGTTCCTGATTGTCAGTGCTTCTTCAACTCATG ATATGGAATTCTCAATCAGTGGCAAAAGTGTGACAGCAGTTACATCAGGCAGTCAGCCGAAG GAGGAAAGTAATTCTCGGAGGAGAATTAACCAGGACTACATGAACTTGGAGGATTACCAGCCTGTTGATCCAATTCCAAGGTCATCAGCTACGATAACATCTGGAGCGATTGAGCATGGCTCTCCTGTCATGCCTTGCATTCCAAAGCTGACCCCTCCAAATAGTCCCCAGCACCCTGATTATGGCTCACCTTCGCCTCCTCCGCCAGCTTAA